A window from Bufo bufo chromosome 1, aBufBuf1.1, whole genome shotgun sequence encodes these proteins:
- the LOC120989741 gene encoding olfactory receptor 11L1-like: protein MQRNLTVVTEFFILGFQGSQHLRNTLFLLFLLVYGATICGNLLIITLVSTSRNLHTPMYFFISQLSISDILVTTDIVPNMLHILLANGGKINFIGCISQFYFFDVSEGFECLLLTVMSYDRYVAICNPLRYTSIMTSAYCVKLVAFSWLLSIFVAFIDTLAASKLTFCGPTIIDHFFCDLMPLEEMACSGTFIIQLIVYAQSIPLIIIPTIVIIDCYINIGVTILKIPSNIGRQKAFSTCSSHLTVVSIFYWTLFSIYIFPTKGKSSIISKILSLLYTLFTSLINPIIYSLRNKDIRKAVQEKNLKYKLNKIR from the exons ATGCAG AGAAACCTAACAGTGGTTACAGAGTTTTTCATCTTAGGATTCCAAGGCAGCCAGCATCTAAGGAATACTCTATTCCTTCTTTTTCTTCTAGTTTATGGAGCAACAATATGTGGGAATCTCCTGATCATCACCCTGGTGTCCACCAGTAGAAACCTTCACACTCCAATGTACTTTTTCATCTCACAGCTGTCTATCAGTGACATCTTGGTTACCACAGATATTGTCCCCAACATGCTCCACATTCTATTAGCAAATGGGGGAAAAATTAATTTTATTGGATGTATTAGTCAGTTTTACTTCTTTGATGTCTCAGAAGGATTTGAATGTCTTCTCCTCACAGTGATgtcttatgacagatatgtggccATCTGTAATCCCCTCCGTTATACTTCAATCATGACAAGTGCTTATTGTGTAAAATTAGTTGCTTTTTCTTGGTTATTATCTATTTTTGTTGCATTCATTGACACCCTAGCTGCATCAAAGCTGACTTTTTGTGGACCAACAATTATTGACCATTTCTTCTGTGATCTTATGCCCTTAGAGGAAATGGCCTGTTCTGGTACCTTCATTATTCAACTAATAGTTTATGCACAGAGTATCCCTTTAATTATTATTCCAACTATAGTAATTATAGATTGTTATATTAATATTGGTGTTACCATATTAAAGATTCCTTCCAATATTGGTAGGcagaaagccttctccacctgtagCTCTCACCTCACCGTGGTCTCCATATTTTACTGGACCTTGTTCAGTATTTATATTTTCCCAACAAAAGGGAAATCATCAATCATCAGTAAAATCCTATCCCTGCTGTATACTCTATTTACCTCATTGATCAACCCCATTATATACAGTCTAAGAAATAAAGACATTAGGAAAGCCGTACAGGAAAAAAATCTTAAATATAAACTCAATAAAATTAGATAG